In the Quadrisphaera sp. RL12-1S genome, one interval contains:
- a CDS encoding MarR family winged helix-turn-helix transcriptional regulator: MHFEPDDVTRALQAFTDASRELLARVSRQQGLGTTDVTALYLLGNHGPLGVADLSERLGIRTASATVLVDRLAAAGHVHRHPHPTDRRRTLVVLDEGARAANDAAWSAPIAGLDAVSRELPPDEREVVLAFLRRATEALDRGATAAP, from the coding sequence GTGCACTTCGAGCCGGACGACGTGACGCGGGCCCTGCAGGCCTTCACCGACGCCAGCCGCGAGCTGCTGGCGCGGGTCTCGCGGCAGCAGGGCCTGGGCACCACCGACGTCACCGCGCTCTACCTGCTCGGGAACCACGGCCCGCTGGGGGTGGCTGACCTGTCCGAGCGGCTCGGCATCCGCACCGCCTCGGCCACGGTGCTGGTGGACCGGCTCGCCGCCGCCGGCCATGTGCACCGGCACCCGCACCCCACCGACCGCCGGCGCACGCTCGTCGTCCTCGACGAGGGCGCCCGCGCGGCGAACGACGCCGCGTGGTCGGCCCCCATCGCCGGCCTCGACGCGGTCAGCCGCGAGCTGCCTCCCGACGAGCGGGAGGTGGTGCTCGCCTTCCTGCGGCGCGCCACCGAGGCCCTCGACCGGGGCGCCACCGCAGCACCCTGA
- a CDS encoding EAL domain-containing protein — protein sequence MTAVEPHADLVGLLADHSSDVEGDPRDGGDELRRLLREQRLVSWFQPIVDLSTGAVVAHEALVRGPLDSPLHLPDALFGTARRHGLLSELDAACRAAAFRGAAVHGLVEPLSLFVNVEPEVLDSAPLDVLLEIAASAPGHLRVVVELTERALAKRPAELLRTVERVREAGWAVALDDVGAEELSLAFMPLLRPDVVKLDLRLVQDAPGPDVAQVMNAVNAYAEDSGALVLAEGIEHADHLRLAQALGAGLGQGWLFGRPQAVPADHPPTGSLQLPRRGTGAGPDPLTSSPFALLPEGVELRRAPKKLLVELSKQLEREALRQGSTCVVASTFQEARHFTPATTGRYRDLAERTAFVCALGEDLPAEPMPGVRGATLSADDPVRGEWDVVVIAPHFAAALLARDLGDDGPDPARRFEYALTYERSTVAAAGRALLARVAAQDEARPVVVPQQAVVPAAEVGGSRRASRPARPGDVPSGPTGSGVLGGEVTDALLRRALAASTSGVCIAELRRPDQPLVYVNPAFERLSGLPAEQVLGRNCRFLQGPETDPGVVASIRSAIRAGREWTGVVLNHRGADREPWWNEIHLSPVRDDDGVLAQYIGVQTDVTEHVLAQRELAAERDRSAAHLARIEQLAFTDPLTGLDNRRRFETRLETALWDARAGGSALAVVLLDLDGFKAVNDTHGHAAGDELLVALAARLRRRLRRADLVCRLGGDEFLLALPGLDPVVAAEQVAAVVAQVCQDVTEPVPTGFGEVAVGVSAGVALHPADGDAVTALVHVADQRMFAQKRAHRRR from the coding sequence ATGACCGCCGTCGAGCCGCACGCAGACCTGGTCGGCCTGCTCGCAGACCACTCCTCAGACGTCGAGGGCGACCCCCGTGACGGCGGGGACGAGCTGCGGCGCCTGCTGCGCGAGCAGCGGCTGGTCAGCTGGTTCCAGCCGATCGTGGACCTGTCCACCGGGGCCGTCGTCGCGCACGAGGCCCTGGTGCGCGGTCCCCTCGACTCCCCGCTGCACCTGCCGGACGCCCTGTTCGGCACGGCCCGCCGCCACGGCCTGCTCTCCGAGCTGGACGCCGCCTGCCGCGCCGCCGCCTTCCGCGGCGCCGCGGTGCACGGCCTGGTGGAGCCGCTGTCGCTGTTCGTCAACGTGGAGCCGGAGGTGCTCGACAGCGCCCCGCTCGACGTGCTCCTGGAGATCGCCGCCAGCGCCCCCGGCCACCTGCGGGTGGTGGTGGAGCTGACCGAGCGGGCCCTCGCCAAGCGCCCGGCGGAGCTGCTGCGCACCGTGGAGCGGGTCCGCGAGGCCGGGTGGGCGGTGGCCCTGGACGACGTCGGTGCCGAGGAGCTCTCGCTGGCGTTCATGCCGCTGCTGCGCCCCGACGTGGTGAAGCTGGACCTGCGCCTCGTGCAGGACGCGCCCGGCCCCGACGTCGCGCAGGTGATGAACGCCGTCAACGCCTACGCCGAGGACAGCGGCGCCCTGGTGCTGGCCGAGGGCATCGAGCACGCCGACCACCTGCGCCTGGCGCAGGCGCTCGGCGCCGGGCTGGGCCAGGGCTGGCTCTTCGGCCGGCCCCAGGCGGTGCCCGCCGACCACCCGCCCACCGGGTCCCTGCAGCTGCCGCGCCGCGGCACGGGCGCCGGTCCGGACCCGCTGACCTCCAGCCCGTTCGCCCTCCTGCCCGAGGGCGTGGAGCTGCGTCGCGCGCCCAAGAAGCTGCTCGTGGAGCTCAGCAAGCAGCTGGAGCGGGAGGCGCTGCGCCAGGGAAGCACCTGCGTGGTGGCCTCCACCTTCCAGGAGGCGCGGCACTTCACGCCCGCCACCACCGGCCGCTACCGCGACCTCGCCGAGCGCACCGCCTTCGTGTGCGCCCTCGGGGAGGACCTGCCCGCCGAGCCGATGCCCGGCGTGCGCGGCGCCACCCTGTCCGCGGACGACCCGGTGCGCGGGGAGTGGGACGTGGTGGTGATCGCCCCGCACTTCGCCGCGGCGCTCCTGGCCCGCGACCTCGGCGACGACGGACCCGACCCGGCCCGCCGCTTCGAGTACGCCCTCACCTACGAGCGCTCCACCGTGGCCGCCGCCGGGCGAGCGCTGCTCGCGCGGGTGGCGGCCCAGGACGAGGCGCGGCCCGTCGTCGTCCCCCAGCAGGCGGTGGTGCCGGCGGCCGAGGTGGGCGGCTCCCGCCGCGCCTCGCGCCCGGCGAGGCCGGGGGACGTCCCGAGCGGCCCCACCGGCAGCGGCGTCCTGGGCGGCGAGGTGACCGACGCGCTGCTGCGCCGTGCGCTGGCCGCCTCCACCAGCGGCGTCTGCATCGCCGAGCTGCGCCGCCCCGACCAGCCGCTGGTGTACGTCAACCCCGCCTTCGAGCGGCTGAGCGGCCTGCCCGCCGAGCAGGTGCTCGGCCGCAACTGCCGCTTCCTGCAGGGCCCGGAGACCGACCCGGGGGTGGTCGCCTCCATCCGCTCGGCCATCCGCGCCGGCCGCGAGTGGACCGGCGTGGTCCTCAACCACCGCGGCGCCGACCGCGAGCCGTGGTGGAACGAGATCCACCTGTCTCCGGTGCGCGACGACGACGGCGTGCTCGCGCAGTACATCGGCGTGCAGACCGACGTCACCGAGCACGTCCTCGCCCAGCGCGAGCTGGCCGCCGAGCGCGACCGCAGCGCCGCGCACCTGGCGCGCATCGAGCAGCTGGCGTTCACCGACCCGCTCACGGGCCTAGACAACCGCCGCCGCTTCGAGACGCGCCTGGAGACCGCCCTGTGGGACGCCCGCGCCGGGGGCAGCGCGCTGGCGGTGGTGCTGCTGGACCTGGACGGGTTCAAGGCCGTCAACGACACCCACGGCCACGCCGCCGGTGACGAGCTGCTGGTGGCCCTGGCCGCCCGGCTGCGCCGGCGCCTGCGCCGCGCGGACCTGGTCTGCCGCCTCGGCGGGGACGAGTTCCTGCTGGCCCTGCCCGGTCTGGACCCGGTGGTCGCCGCCGAGCAGGTGGCCGCGGTGGTGGCCCAGGTCTGCCAGGACGTCACCGAGCCGGTGCCCACAGGCTTCGGCGAGGTCGCCGTGGGCGTCAGCGCCGGGGTGGCGCTGCACCCGGCCGACGGTGACGCCGTCACCGCCCTCGTGCACGTGGCCGACCAGCGGATGTTCGCCCAGAAGCGGGCCCACCGCCGCCGCTGA
- a CDS encoding DeoR/GlpR family DNA-binding transcription regulator produces MSAANAVESPQGPRRIPAGRKVELASYVTEHGQVSVTQLAKHFQVSLDTIRRDLDQLGTEGVVIRTHGGAMSPSAVPRIETAVDVRRRMQASAKDVIGELAAGLVADGSAVMLNGGTTVLAVGRALRDHRDLTVATNNLLLSSELNPAAVRDLCLFGGTVRHSSQTTVGPVVFRSGLTGGEVDVQCDLALIAVGAASLEGGYSGSNLSEAAMMREMMDRATEVAMLVDSSKFGRRMFAQVAELGGVDYLVSDAPPPADMARALAEARVEVVVPAP; encoded by the coding sequence GTGTCTGCTGCAAACGCTGTCGAATCTCCGCAAGGGCCTCGCCGGATCCCCGCAGGTCGCAAGGTCGAGCTGGCGTCCTACGTCACGGAGCACGGCCAGGTGAGCGTGACCCAGCTGGCCAAGCACTTCCAGGTGTCCCTGGACACCATCCGCCGAGACCTTGACCAGCTCGGCACCGAGGGCGTGGTCATCCGCACGCACGGTGGTGCGATGAGCCCGTCGGCGGTGCCGCGCATCGAGACCGCCGTCGACGTGCGGCGGCGCATGCAGGCGAGCGCGAAGGACGTCATCGGCGAGCTGGCGGCCGGCCTGGTCGCCGACGGGTCGGCGGTGATGCTGAACGGCGGCACCACCGTGCTTGCGGTCGGGCGCGCGCTGCGCGACCACCGCGACCTCACCGTCGCCACCAACAACCTGCTGCTCTCCTCCGAGCTGAATCCGGCTGCGGTGCGTGACCTGTGCCTGTTCGGCGGCACGGTGCGCCACAGCTCGCAGACCACCGTCGGACCCGTGGTGTTCCGCAGCGGCCTCACGGGCGGTGAGGTGGACGTGCAGTGCGACCTGGCGCTCATCGCCGTGGGCGCCGCGTCTCTCGAGGGCGGCTACTCCGGGTCCAACCTGTCCGAGGCCGCGATGATGCGGGAGATGATGGACCGCGCCACCGAGGTGGCGATGCTGGTGGACAGCTCCAAGTTCGGGCGCCGGATGTTCGCGCAGGTTGCAGAGCTGGGCGGCGTCGACTACCTGGTCTCGGACGCCCCGCCCCCAGCTGACATGGCCCGTGCGCTCGCCGAGGCACGAGTGGAGGTCGTCGTCCCGGCGCCCTGA
- a CDS encoding helix-turn-helix domain-containing protein translates to MNVVDLRAHDDLDGLSEFELLDLYLRVRRLLAERLSRHEGSESLEMFFSRMAEVVEPAAPAHPVPKARISPREREVLHFLAQQKTNAEIAATLFISENTVKNHVSSILAKYEVGTRHGAVMAAIREGTLTVD, encoded by the coding sequence GTGAACGTCGTCGACCTGCGGGCGCACGACGACCTCGACGGCCTGTCCGAGTTCGAGCTGCTGGACCTGTACCTGCGGGTGCGGCGCCTGCTGGCCGAGCGGCTCTCCAGGCACGAGGGGTCGGAGTCGCTGGAGATGTTCTTCTCCCGCATGGCCGAGGTGGTCGAGCCCGCCGCGCCGGCGCACCCGGTGCCCAAGGCCCGGATCTCGCCGCGCGAGCGGGAGGTGCTGCACTTCCTGGCTCAGCAGAAGACCAACGCCGAGATCGCCGCCACGCTGTTCATCAGCGAGAACACGGTCAAGAACCACGTGTCGAGCATCCTCGCCAAGTACGAGGTGGGCACCCGGCACGGCGCGGTGATGGCCGCCATCCGCGAGGGCACCCTCACCGTCGACTGA
- a CDS encoding FAD-dependent monooxygenase, with protein MAISKVLISGASIAGPALAHWLARAGTSVTVVERAPELRAGGHNVDVRGAGREVLRRMGLEQRVLAHTTGEEGTRFLDERGRVLGEFPASTSQTGGPTAEVEVLRGRLSRLLVDSCDGLPGRVEWRFGDQVAEVDDTGDDTGGGVDVTFASGARERFDVVVVAEGLRSRTRRRVFGEGHVRELGAYCAYLTVPREPGDDRYWTWQVLGRGRSAHLRPDDEGTTRGLLTFLSDVPGLDELEPRATAHVLQRLYAGTGPVGERLTAALDTQPYYVEALGQAVLPRWSRGRVVLAGDAAHCASPISGMSTTLALVGAHVLAGELTRPGASPAAALDAYERVLRPLVDAAQKLPPGTPRIGNPRRTAEIRVLGALVGLASSRAVRRLKLGEKLIAPPADAVDLPVYAHLA; from the coding sequence GTGGCCATCTCGAAGGTCCTCATCAGCGGCGCCAGCATCGCCGGCCCGGCGCTGGCGCACTGGCTGGCCCGCGCCGGCACGTCGGTCACGGTGGTGGAGCGCGCACCCGAGCTGCGCGCGGGCGGCCACAACGTGGACGTCCGCGGCGCCGGCCGCGAGGTGCTGCGCCGGATGGGCCTGGAGCAGCGCGTGCTCGCGCACACCACCGGCGAGGAGGGCACCCGCTTCCTCGACGAGCGCGGCCGCGTGCTCGGGGAGTTCCCCGCCTCCACCTCCCAGACCGGCGGACCGACCGCCGAGGTGGAGGTGCTCCGGGGGCGCCTGAGCCGCCTGCTGGTGGACAGCTGCGACGGGCTGCCCGGTCGCGTCGAGTGGCGCTTCGGGGACCAGGTCGCCGAGGTCGACGACACCGGCGACGACACCGGCGGCGGGGTCGACGTCACCTTCGCCTCCGGCGCGCGCGAGCGCTTCGACGTCGTCGTCGTCGCGGAGGGCCTGCGCTCGCGCACCCGACGGCGCGTGTTCGGCGAGGGCCACGTCCGCGAGCTCGGCGCCTACTGCGCCTACCTCACCGTCCCCCGCGAGCCCGGCGACGACCGCTACTGGACCTGGCAGGTGCTCGGCCGGGGCCGCAGCGCCCACCTGCGCCCCGACGACGAGGGCACCACGCGGGGGCTGCTGACGTTCCTGTCCGACGTGCCGGGCCTGGACGAGCTCGAGCCCCGGGCCACGGCGCACGTGCTGCAGCGCCTCTACGCCGGCACCGGCCCCGTCGGCGAGCGGCTCACCGCCGCGCTCGACACCCAGCCGTACTACGTCGAGGCGCTCGGCCAGGCGGTGCTGCCGCGCTGGTCGAGGGGCCGGGTGGTGCTCGCCGGCGACGCCGCGCACTGCGCGTCGCCGATCTCGGGCATGTCCACCACGCTCGCCCTGGTCGGCGCCCACGTGCTGGCCGGTGAGCTGACGCGGCCGGGTGCCTCGCCCGCCGCGGCGCTGGACGCCTACGAGCGGGTCCTGCGGCCCCTGGTCGACGCCGCGCAGAAGCTGCCGCCGGGCACCCCGCGGATCGGCAACCCGCGCCGCACCGCCGAGATCCGGGTGCTGGGCGCGCTGGTGGGGCTCGCCTCCAGCCGGGCCGTGCGACGCCTGAAGCTGGGGGAGAAGCTCATCGCGCCGCCGGCTGACGCCGTCGACCTGCCCGTCTACGCCCACCTGGCCTGA